AAAAAAATTGCATCACAGCATCAGCAGGTGACTCTGCAGCCTGTTAGTGTCAAAGTGCATTCAAGCTCAATCAGCACCAGTTTGTGCAGATTCGACACGCACAGGCAAGAGTGCCAGGAAACAGCTTTTGCTCGTCCAAAAGGAACATTAGGGCAGCAGTGCGGTTTGCCAGTTAACAAACAGGCAAAAGAGCAAAGCCTGAGGAGTAATGTGCACCGGACAGACAAGACAGATCAAAAACATTACATGCAGACCAAAATCAGCTTCGTTGGAGAAGATGAAGCATTGAGCTGGGAGAGTAATGATGCACTGGGCGAAAATGAAGGGTTATCAAATGGAAATCAGATCACATGATTATAGATCAGTGTCTAATCTACTCCAAGTATAATCTGGGGAGATGGTGCATGATTGATcatcaaatgaatgaaaacattggGATCAGTGGAATTTAGTAGCTAATGAATTATAAGATATGATGAACACTGTAGTGGTTAGCCCTCTTTCCCCACAGTGGGATGatctgggttcaaatcccagccGAGTTTGTATACGAGGACAACTATAGTGGCCCAAAATTGTCcctctgtgtgaatgtgactgtgatagtctgtcctgtgatggaccggcCTATCCTGCCCTCACCCATAGTAACTAGGATTTGGCTCCAGCACTCTGCACAGGAaaagatggacggatgaatgaatgaatgaatgaatgaatgaatggatctATGGATGgacaaaacactgaagtttctctcttaCCTGGTGAATCCATGATCGAcactgaaagcttctttttaaaatatcttCACACAGATCCTGTGCACCTGGTAATGAGAATCAATGCAAACACCATGAAACTGATATCAGGCAACATCAGTTCGAATAGTTTAATTCTTTTGAACATGAATGGTGCAGTCGCCTTTCGGTGACACGACCACGGTTCACATGCAAGTAACACTCTGAAATGCTTGTCTAAAAGCATCAGCTTCATGATTTTATAAGTTTAAAAATGAAGCGACGTGTGTTTCCGTGAAGCAGAAGTGATTCACACGGCTCATTAGTTCAGGCTAACTCTGCTAGCATCTTTTGTTTTGGATGTTAACGTTAGCCGCATGCTAACCGGAGCGCTCTCTTCTTTCAGAGAAACGAAGATAGATTAAAAAGCCTAACCGGGTCGAAAGACAGcttaagtaaataaaataaaataaaataaaataaaaatataaatagatACTGAAGGTGAAGTTAAACTTACCTGAAAGGATAAAGGATCTGTCTGTGAACATCAATTTGACCCGCACATGCTCACCGGAAGTAAAGCAGCacattattttttcaaactaaaaGATTTCATattcttctctttttgttttttcttgtttgatttCACAAAAGCCACACGGAGGAGCAATACTGACACTCAGAGGAGGGTAATGCTGTACTACAGATTAATATGGACAAAATAAATGGATGAATCCTCACTTGATAATAAGTCTCTCTCCcccttctctctgtgtgtctctctcttcctctctcagtcACTCATTCTCTCCCTTTCTTTGTCACTCTGCAGAACTGAactgtgttcttgttgttttgcATGCAGCTCCACTTTTCATAAATCCCTCTTGGGATTCCCCAAGGCTCTGTACTTGGCAGTTCATAAATTCCAGCGCCGCCAGCACAACGATTTTATGGATTCAAATATTTGAGGAGCAAACAGTAAATTGAGGCGACACTTGTGTttgcttgttgctctctgtctccttccgttccttttcctttttttctattCCATTCTTCGAGGCAAAATACTAATTCAAGGCCACCAAATACTACTTTTAGACAAGAAAATTACTCATTTGGGGCCATAAAATGGTAACTCGTGGCCACAATTCCAAATAGATGTCATGTCTGGGGCTCCATAGAAATCAGATACGagtaaaatgatttatttgagTAGTATTCCACCCTAAGGTACCACTTTGTGGTGAGATCCCTCTGAGGCGGTCACCCAGATTCATTGATTGATCTCTTTTTCTACCACAGCTGTGTGAAATGCGGACATGCTGTAGCTcgtgcttttattctgaaggcgAGAGTTGTAACTTCCGACTCCGCCCCTTCCCCATCCCCCGCCTCCTCTCTTCTTCAGACTGCTGCACGCAACCTCTCCACGGCCTTACGTAAAGACAGGTGAGCAGAAAACTACGACTCTGAGCGGCGTCTTACTAACATCAGTCCGCGCTTCTTCTGCACGGCTTCACTGCGGGACTTTTCGTTTTTTTCTCCGGGGacggagaggtggaggaaagcAGGTTAGCAGACTAAGCTAACTTGCGGCTAACGGAGCGGCTCCCCTctatccctcctcctcttcctccccgggtttctgttctttctcctcctcctcctccttcactgtcTGTGGCCCTTTCTTTGTCCCCGAGCTGCTGCTCGACACTTTCTCCTGCTTTCTCCTCACACTTGAGCTATTTCTGAGTCACATGGCGAACCAGTCTTTAGCTGCAATGATGAACTTTGACCTTCTCCAGGCAACAAAGGGGTTGTAAACTGAAAGATAGCTATtgtacaaaacaatgaaaatcagGATTATCTGTataaacatgtttaatatttaatgCATGCATTTGGAAGTTGTGTTTGCAGCACCTATTCACATATTTGTAACTCTAAAAACGCTCATGCATCACTGTTTATGTGCTTCATCATGGTTGCATAAGCTTCTTAATGGGCTATTGTTCTCTGCTCCGTGAACATGACTTGCATGTGACTTATCTGGGTTTCTTCAACTGAATCCGCCTTTGAACCGCATGCCAAACCTGGCTATCAGGTCAGCCTTCGGGCTCCCCACTGAATACCAAACTTTACTCTTTTAAACTGCTTGAAGATAATCTGCTGTGGCTCCTCCCTGCTGGACTTGCACACGAGCATCAGCGGCTTTCTGTTAACTTTGGCTGCTCTGTCCTTCCCCAGTTATTTGCCACCATGTCAGCTGGAAATGCAGTGATTGGCAAGCCTGCCCCAAACTTCAAAGCCACAGCGGTGGTTGACGGGCAGTTCAAGGACATCCAGCTGTCAGACTATAAAGGTAATTCTTTATCTACTCAAGTTATCCGTGTTGCTTTTCTCCTGAGTGGCATACCTGATGTTTATGGAGCCATAATAAtctccttctttctctcagGAAAGTATGtggttttcttcttctaccCCCTGGACTTCACGTTCGTGTGCCCCACCGAGATCATTGCGTTCAGCGACAGGTCTGAAGAGTTCCGCAGCATTGGCTGCGAGGTGATCGGCTGCTCGGTAGACTCCCACTTCAGTCACTTGGCATGGTgagaatgaagaatgaaaaGGGGGGATTTGTTCTTTTGAGTCTTGTAGTGTGTAGGCTTCTATAAAACTGAAGCAAACGGGTCAAATACAGCTTTGTTACattgtttatgtgtgtgaatAATTTCTAATGAAAATCTTTGCAGATTTTAAAGCAAATGTGTttaaattttgcattttttaatccATAGTTTGAAGCAGCCCTATAACGGTGCTGTCCTCAAGTGTGATCTATATTGTAGGAAAGTGAGTTCTCTGAATAATCTGTAAGTGCAACGACTTGCTTCCGTGCGCACTATAATTTTATTAACCCTCGGCTTCTCTGAAGTGGCACCCAGCCCTTTTCTTATCTCCTTCTCTGCGCCGTGGAGATAAAAGTCAAGGTAACGGTCTCTGGGTCAAGCAGAACTTTCTAGAAGTGATACTAAGGGAGGGAAGAAACCAAAAAACGTGCAGCGATCCTTGAATTCAAAATATTTGGTTTAACAGACCTTGAATGTTGCCTTGACAGTATTAACTCACATTTATACAAGCCGGATCTTTTTTTAGgaaaattgctttttttaatgcgTTGATTTGCGTCTGTGGTGTTGATAGACTGGCTTTACCTCAGTGTCAGAGGAGTATTAAATAAACCTACTATTTTCTTTACTTAAACTTGAATTTTGTTGCTCTATGGCTTCGACTTTCAGTCACAGCACCTCCCACAGTAACTTTTTACTGTGTAATATTGTTTCATTCCAAATGTCACTGTACTTAAAggtctgaatgtgtttttagtaATGTTGACATTTCGATCTCGTAGGGTCAACACACCAAGGAAGCAGGGAGGTCTGGGTAGCATGAAAATCCCCCTGGTTGCCGACCTCAACAAGACCATCTCTAAGGATTACGGAGTGCTGAAGGAGGACGAGGGCATCTCTTACAGGTCAGACTCTTTTTTGTTAAAACCCCGCTGAAATGCTGAGGGTGCCCGAAACAACAGTTTGACTCTGAACCCTGATTCTGTGCCTCTCAGGGGTCTGTTTGTCATCGACGGCAAAGGCATCTTGAGGCAGATCACCATCAACGACCTGCCTGTTGGTCGCTCCGTGGACGAGACTCTGCGTCTGGTTCAGGCTTTCCAGCACACTGACAAATACGGAGAGGGTGAGTAAAGTGTCTTAATATCACTTTATCCTGTTCGGACACATTGACGGGTTCTTAATGTTTGGCCTTGTGTCATTCTCTGAAAGCTCAGTTGTCTTGGGTTGACTATAAATTTGTGGTTTCCAAGCCACACAAGGAGTCTTATCAAAATTTGTCAGTTTAAATTCAGTTTAACAGTAGAATTAAAAAGATATGCTTTAGTGTGCTTTTATATACTTGATGTTGTTGATTGAAAACACCCAAATttcattatatttcatttttttatgtgtaATTTGTGACATAACCAATTCAGAAACGTATTCTGGAGCTGTGAACTCTCCTGGAGGATTCACTCGTCCCTTGTTGGTTTACTCTCCTGGGCATTCCCACTTGTACTTTGTTCTCAAAGTTCAGTGCCTACAAATGTCACTCGGCTTGAACTTTGTCCTCGTCTCTCTCCAGTGTGCCCCGCCGGCTGGAAACCCGGCAGTGACACGATCGTCCCCGACGTGGAGAAGAGCAAAGCCTTCTTCTCCAAGCAGTGAAGGCCTTGGATCGTCTGTCCACAGCACTTGCCGTCAAGATGAGAGGTGTCCCCATGAAGTATCTCATAACGTccaatcagttaaaaacaaagaattgcAGTCTGTTTAGAGAAATGTCTGTATGTCCAATGTACGATTGGTTGGGTAACCTCATAGTCTCTCGCACTGAAACTAGTTCTCTTTTTTCCAAGAAAGTCATATTTTCCTTGCTGTCACAGATTTGTTACAATCTTTATTAAAACGGTGGGAAAATAAACATTCGTTGTGGTGTGTTTCTGTACAGTGACGCTTTTAGTCGTGGGTGTAATTTCATTTCAGGCCTCTGAGTGGCAGCACATACCCTCTGAAACTCTTCCTGGCTTCTTGCATCTCTGTGACAACTTCATGTTATTCCAAGAGACGCTTTTTGGGATGGCGATTGTGCATCAGCCTTGGCTCCTGTTTCCCTGGCAGAAGATCTGAGTACATCTCAAAGCTGCCAAGTCTTGGTTAATATCGGAGTTATTGTGGTGGTTTGACTCAGCACAACAACCTGTTATTGCCAAATGGCACTAAAGCTTATTAGGAAACAGTGGAGTGTTGGCTGTGACAATACAAACCTGTTAAGACTCCAATCACGAATCTCTTTCAGGGACaagatttcactttgttttccaCTGATATAAGAACATTTTACTAGATAACATCGTCTGCACTACTTGATCCACTTGATCTGATGTAAGCTGGCTCGGGGTGATCACCTGCGAAGGTTACAGTCAATCAGGGAAAACACAATTAGTGATCAGGAAAGgtcaaacttgtttttttggtgtggGAGGAACCCAGATTACCTGGGGAAATACTCTTTCAATAACCCTCATACATgggatttttctctctctgaagcATAAACCACTGCACAGTCAGCCCCATAATGACATCGCTGTCGGAGCAAAACAAGAAGCGAATTCCTGACAAACCCTGAACAAACTGCCACTTCATTGcaatgtaaaaacacacacacctttgagcaatttaaagtcaccaattaGCCTGATGTGCATGTCTTTAGACTGTGAGAGGGTGATGGAGAGAAAACCCATACATCACAAGGCAGAACTTACGTATTACTGATACTTCATATAATTATGACCTATACTTTCTGATTCCATGTTGTACATCAACCTTCTGCCCATCTTAATCCTGCGCAGGGCgttggagccaatcccagctttatgtgagggcaggatacacctgGACGAGTgcccagtctgtcacagggcaaacacaggcgataacacactcacattctacACCTAGCGTTAATTTACGGTCAGCAGTTAACCTAACGGGCAAGTTGTTGGACTGAGAGGACACTGGAGAAAATATACAAATTCCCCAAATGTCTTTGTTATTATGCAGCACTAAATAATCGTCTGTTTCTTTTGCTATGAGATATTTTAATGTTGCATTCTCAGTGAACGGCAGAACAAGAATTCCATTGTGCAGGGAaacattttaacatgttttctgatgtgtgtatatatatatatatatatatatgtattgaGTACAGTGATAagaaccactacaccaccgccTCATAATAAccagtcagtttttttctgaaacaatgtaaaataaaaacaaatttcacGATATTTTATATAAGAAAATGATCTCTTGCACCCATTTTAGAATGGCATTTCTTGTAATTTCAAACGTGTTTTTATCCCCACTCTACTTGTAAACTGGAACTTTTCTGTATATTTTCCTCAGTCATTGTTCTCACGGCTTGTTTTGGGAAATTGAAAGCTAGATGGGGAATCTCCCTTCTCTCTATCAAACCGCTCATTGACAAACCTTTGAGAGCCGCTCACACATTGCGGTGTGAGGGGACGCGCGCAGCTCCCCTGGCGGGAAAATGTAGGAGGGAGTTCCCGGAAACCTTTCAGCGTTCTGACGTTTACCAGCACCGATGACCATATATGGTCCGACGTGCTTACGTCAGTAAGGGCAGAAAAATCCTACGTTTCcagcatcagaaaaaaaaaaaaaaaaaccctgctcgGCTGTAAATGTGACTGCTCATCGGAATCTGCGGTGTGTTTACGGGAATTACACGGTTAATGAAGAATACAACAAACAacacttttcttcatttcatagTTTCATTTACTTAAATATATACTccacaagtaaaaaaaagacaacgGTTGCCAGGCTCAACCTGACCAACACAAATAACTTACACAAGAAGCATCACAAATATGGCAATTTAAAGAAGATGTAAACAGGCGAAGCCAAGACGACACTTTTAAAAACGTGTTCAAAAATGCCCAAAGTGTTTTAGTCtttctggatttctttttcttttcagtccaaGGAAACCTCAGTGATCCAGTTCTTATACAGACAACGTATAAAGACTGATGATTGTGTTGTCAGTGCAGTTCATGTCCAGTGTTGTTTGATCGGGTTGAATTAAAAGTGCGTTGTTTTCTTCAATAGGACTTCACTTTGGGCGCTAACATGAGCTGGCAGCCACTGCTCACGTGCGTCATGACTTTCTGTTTGAGCTGGGCCACCTGTTCCCGCAGCAGAGAGGCCGTGTTCGACAGTCCTGCGTTGTCCGATTTCAACACTTTAACTTTGTCCTCCAGGCGGGCGATGCGCTCCAGCTTGCGCCTGCGACACTTGGAGGCTGCGAGCCGGTTCCTCAGCCGCTTGCGCTCCGCCTTGATGcgctcctggttctccaggtcgATGGGGGACATCGGCGGGGAGCCGTCGCTGCTCTGCATGTCGGGGACAGTCTGGGGCTCCTCTTTCAAGCCCACGAAGCGCTGCGAGTGGATCCCAGCCCCCGGCAGGGAGTGCTGGAAGTGGTGCGACCCGTGCGCAACGGCCTGGGGATGCTGGTGGTACTGGTGGTGCGGCAGGTAGCTGATGGTTGTGGAGGGGTAGCTGGCTGCTGAGCTCAGGCTGGGGTTTGTAGTACAGCTGTTCAGGGTGGTGTACTCCAGCGGTTCTGGCTGCATGGAGGGGCCGTACACAGACACCGGGGCCGAGCAGCCAACCCCGCCGGTGCCGATGGAGACATTTGGAGGCGCCATCTGGTTCATCTTGTGTAGATCGTCCAAAGCTTTGACAAAACCCTCGGCAaagccctcctgctcctctgtgatGCCGCGGTTGTACAGGTACTGTGCCGGTGTGGGTGTTGTAGTGATGACCCCGTTGCTGTTTTGGATGATCAGTCGCTCCAGTTCAGGAGAGGCGAGTTTTAGGGAGCCCACGTCCGCCGTCCCCGCAGAATAGAAATCACTTTCGGCGCGCAGGTGCTGTGACTTGAAGTTTGAGTTCCGATATGAATCGGAGAAGTTCAAGTTCATGTTCTGCTTTAGCAGCTTGTAGTCTGGCAGGGCTGCGCCTGGATGGCCATAAGCAGAGAGAAACGAGTCGTCATAAAAAGGTTGTTCCATTATTGTGGACATATTTCAAATCAGACAGTCAAATACAAGAGCAGCGCAGCAAAGAGGTGGCTCGGACACCGAGGCTTCAGTGTCCCGAACGAGTCTCCAGCTCAAAGTCCCGCTGTATTAATTTACTGGAGATCAGAAGCTaccccaaaaaaaacagcaaaacttcCAAAATAGTGGAACTGTACTGTACCAAGTCGTCGTTTTGTACCTTTAGCTGATTCAAAGCGGAGTCCAGTGACTAATTCAGATGTTTTGATTCCACTCGTGAGTAGGACtgtctttccttttcttctctgaGTTTTGAAATCCACGTCTGTTTCCTTATTACTGACGGCCGGCCGAGGCGAGCCGCTCTTATAAACGCCTCCGAAGGAGCACTCCGAgcgctcctctgattggctgtttcctcctccaggCCCGCCCCCGTGACGTCAGACGCCGATGACGTTGTTACCGGGAACACGGACTGTAAACAAGACGAGGCCTATTCTGCGCGTGGGGAGCTCAGCCAGGTAAATATCAAGAGAGTCCAACAAGTCCAGCACTTCTCTTAATTCAccgagaagtgtgtgtgtgtgtgtgtgtgtgtgtgtgtgtgtgagagagagagagagagaagtccCCGTCTGGTCAGAAGCAGCTCAGAAACAGTCAAAGGTGATTCTGCCCCAGCGGTAACGAGGCACCTGGACACTCCTGCTTTCCTTTTCTTCCCAACAGAGAGGATATATAGTCAGCCGCTGAGTCACGCCAGTCGAGTTGATATCGGCCGGTCCTTATTTGG
The nucleotide sequence above comes from Salarias fasciatus chromosome 6, fSalaFa1.1, whole genome shotgun sequence. Encoded proteins:
- the prdx2 gene encoding peroxiredoxin-2; translation: MSAGNAVIGKPAPNFKATAVVDGQFKDIQLSDYKGKYVVFFFYPLDFTFVCPTEIIAFSDRSEEFRSIGCEVIGCSVDSHFSHLAWVNTPRKQGGLGSMKIPLVADLNKTISKDYGVLKEDEGISYRGLFVIDGKGILRQITINDLPVGRSVDETLRLVQAFQHTDKYGEVCPAGWKPGSDTIVPDVEKSKAFFSKQ
- the junba gene encoding junB proto-oncogene, AP-1 transcription factor subunit a, with amino-acid sequence MSTIMEQPFYDDSFLSAYGHPGAALPDYKLLKQNMNLNFSDSYRNSNFKSQHLRAESDFYSAGTADVGSLKLASPELERLIIQNSNGVITTTPTPAQYLYNRGITEEQEGFAEGFVKALDDLHKMNQMAPPNVSIGTGGVGCSAPVSVYGPSMQPEPLEYTTLNSCTTNPSLSSAASYPSTTISYLPHHQYHQHPQAVAHGSHHFQHSLPGAGIHSQRFVGLKEEPQTVPDMQSSDGSPPMSPIDLENQERIKAERKRLRNRLAASKCRRRKLERIARLEDKVKVLKSDNAGLSNTASLLREQVAQLKQKVMTHVSSGCQLMLAPKVKSY